The proteins below come from a single Antennarius striatus isolate MH-2024 chromosome 18, ASM4005453v1, whole genome shotgun sequence genomic window:
- the ankrd12 gene encoding ankyrin repeat domain-containing protein 12 isoform X1: MAKPGSDRDGAMVEKQGGKKSKEKLSPFTKTPKLDRSELLGKEGKTKSSMKRKLSFTNSPLRTEERDSDTDDSDPGQSSETWGERLVPPCRTYADKDGPDKKKVKKEAGGKKSQANLLFGYPLSERKQMALLMQMTANSPDSTPSHPSQTTPAQKKVPSSASSRQKDKVNKRNERGETPLHMAAIRGDAKQVKELISLGADVNVKDFAGWTPLHEACNLGYYDVAKVLIAAGAEVNTQGLDDDTPLHDASSSGHKDIVKLLLRHGGNAFQANKRGERPVDVADSQELEQLLKAEVPLSDQDDSSSESEDPPSVNPSSVDDNMEDSDNEKDSDGKPVTKASSSGTGLDEYEFKDEEEEEDLSKALNDRHILRRELRQREREDRDRNHVAGKQSCKGDSASKLKRQKTSRVHCSSDTSSDEIESLSEKRNSPTCSQSSESVKTDPRSKKDSSEQKDKGKLKRKSKSQNKNKENQEDGKENSKTLVLSLATVAESTEKGREEDSFKMSFSPKDDSSVHLFHLSSIKSPKLNHSLTDKQTPLKQENAKLCISINDSSCPVDGVKYNHYTDTDYGTESSSAKGYKHKEKSKHHQKDPSVDGDDVHSSPHKDGSIGISIDSTEGALRNSDLDGKVVKKHKLKHKEKDKHRREYEAERGRHRQKEARKDSHRNLEFDREFWKENFFKSDETDEALPVKKEGEDNSSLQKASDSSPIKDERNAKEKQSIGKEKRLREEREKDKVMRKERKDAAGKEEKVKDSKLCERDERVDCYGAGRIPEETLQSNSLKEETEEKLISGVTADQEQLEPSEKGSREKTEKKLSGKEKDSDKMEKKHPDKEKRIKTDHNDKAELQNSVDRWKEKERTGSISCLLPGDKNFKDNEKLKSLSSTKKQEDSRKSKDKFEKRSDREKPDRDHNVGDHKEKERANSDKKAKPPEKTADHSKFDRSKEKDCDRKKRDKVRDGTSSNLKLLLEEKKSYLSDSGKFLSTKSKDEIVRAPEKDRDRRERDRDSDKHKDKDKERHRDRSQQARINKAKSSETDGDRAKSKVLPATRDTKPKEKRLVNDDLMQTSFERMLSLKDQEIEQWHRKHLEKIKQKERERLKQRPLTDAGKSKLKDRTKTEQCLNKDLMRSKSSEASDAHGRERPPKDGSGSRAMSLDGKSLPTISAKVMSVVENCLTRSPRPESERCSLMSRSVSLVSVASSEDSCQATSLTPRHVEYDSDMNLEASDSQPAFLQSSLVIQATRSPSAHDKDCNSAPDGSQSNRTPLSGRHDLPYLKAILDEDANSSTESKAVENVAKYSQPTEELKTREGTAETETLTSQQCPSSISDSLMGREGGPPQILSQDSESKTLAVPEMTGCQTGSAEQKILSSSDHPVSRDFHCLTKNAPAECNKDSDQPSIHTVCLSAELSAFTNTQASQLIEAVTVPETENLPQTELSGTDISDFKDKAMGIADGAEPETMETVSESFGADGLGSPVPSTSSHVPSSAAGESLLCFGTMRLEGESSQGDIDVSDQDCKKLRHLADTAGSCVDAQIEQKDSLPQASSRSESPEHKVEEMTDVLQSSESSSAVVSDTTEGSSVEGGLTTEGSSESKDEATSEPMDVTPADDKSESSSSSEEQSQSTVQSAGPTNSSGSTSGSCSPQSGDRDSDSSGAKVKLRSADEDMDIHVPHPRKRKMPKMSISQSCPMSQQEKERGQQSLAAIVDSVKLEEIQPYQTERANPYYEFLHIRKKIEEKRKVLCSVTPQPPQYYDEYVTFNGSYLLDGNPLSKLCIPTITPPPSLPEQLKEMFKQQEVVRMKLRLQHSIEREKLIVSNEQEVLRVHYRAARTLANQTLPFSACTVLLDAEVYNMPQDIQNDDGKTSVRDRFNARQFMSWLQDVDDKFDKLKTCLLMRQQHEAAALNAVQRLEWQLKLQELDPATYKSTSIFEIPEFYIPLVEVNDDFDLTPI; the protein is encoded by the exons ATGGCCAAACCTGGGAGCGACAGAGATGGAGCCATGGTGGAGAAGCAGGGTGGGAAGAAG AGCAAAGAGAAGTTGTCCCCATTCACCAAGACTCCAAAGCTGGACCGGAGTGAATTGTTGGGGAAGGAAGGGAAAACCAAGTCTTCCATGAAGCGCAAGCTCTCGTTCACGAACAGTCCGCTCCGGACCGAGGAGCGAGACTCTGACACTG ATGACTCAGACCCAGGCCAGTCGAGTGAGACCTGGGGAGAGAGATTAGTGCCTCCCTGCAGGACATACGCAG ACAAAGATGGACCAGACAAGAAGAAGGTGAAAAAAGAGGCTGGGGGAAAGAAGTCACAAGCAAACCTCTTGTTTGGGTATCCTCTGTCGGAGCGGAAGCAGATGGCTCTCCTGATGCAGATGACTGCCAACAGTCCAG ACTCCACCCCCAGTCATCCCTCTCAAACGACCCCCGCTCAGAAGAAAGTTCCCAGCAGCGCCTCGTCTCGACAGAAGGACAAGGTCAATAAGAGGAACGAGCGAGGGGAGACTCCCCTTCACATGGCTGCCATCCGAGGAGACGCCAAGCAAGTCAAAGAGCTTATAAGCCTCGGAGCTGATGTCAACGTCAAAGACTTTGCAG GTTGGACTCCTCTTCATGAAGCCTGTAATCTTGGCTATTATGATGTGGCCAAGGTCTTAATAGCAGCAGGTGCTGAGGTCAACACACAAGGTCTGGATGATGACACGCCGCTCCATGATGCCTCAAGCAGTGGCCATAAAGAT ATTGTGAAACTGCTGCTTCGACACGGCGGTAACGCCTTCCAGGCGAACAAGCGTGGTGAGCGCCCCGTGGATGTAGCCGACTCTCAGGAGCTGGAACAGCTGTTAAAGGCAGAGGTGCCTCTGTCAGACCAAGATGATAGTTCGTCAG AATCTGAAGACCCACCATCTGTAAACCCATCCAGTGTTGATGACAACATGGAAGACTCCGATAACGAAAAGGACTCAGATGGTAAACCAGTAACAAAAGCATCGTCATCCGGGACTGGTTTGGATGAGTATGAGTTcaaggatgaggaagaagaggaggatctCAGTAAAGCCCTGAATGACAGACACATCCTCCGGCGGGAACTACGGCAGCGAGAAAGGGAGGACAGAGATCGGAATCATGTGGCAGGGAAGCAGAGCTGCAAAGGGGATTCCGCCTCAAAGCTGAAAAGGCAAAAGACGTCTCGTGTCCATTGTAGCTCCGATACCTCCAGTGATGAAATTGAGAGCCTCTCGGAGAAAAGGAATTCTCCCACCTGCTCCCAGAGTTCTGAGAGTGTCAAAACAGACCCAAGGTCTAAAAAGGACAGTTCTGAGCAAAAGGACAAGGGCAAACTAAAGAGGAAGAGCAAAAGccagaataaaaacaaggaaaaccaAGAGGATGggaaagaaaacagcaaaactTTGGTTCTCTCTCTTGCAACAGTGGCAGAGAGCACAGAAAAGGGTCGTGAGGAAGATTCCTTTAAGATGTCATTCAGTCCTAAAGATGATTCATCGGTCCATCTCTTTCATTTATCATCCATTAAGTCTCCAAAGCTGAACCACAGCCTAACGGATAAACAAACACCGCTCAAACAGGAAAATGCTAAACTGTGTATTTCCATCAATGACAGCTCATGTCCAGTTGATGGTGTCAAGtacaaccactacacagacacagactACGGCACTGAAAGCTCCAGTGCCAAAGGgtataaacacaaagaaaaaagtaaacatcATCAGAAAGACCCCAGCGTAGATGGTGACGATGTTCATTCCAGTCCTCACAAGGATGGCAGCATAGGAATCAGTATCGACAGCACCGAAGGCGCCTTACGAAACAGTGACTTGGATGGTAAAGTAGTGAAAAAGCATAAACTTAAACACaaggagaaagacaaacacaggagAGAATATGAGGCGGAGCGGGGCCGCCACAGGCAGAAGGAGGCCAGGAAAGATAGTCACAGGAATTTGGAGTTCGACAGAGAGTTCTGGAAAGAGAATTTTTTCAAAAGTGATGAGACCGATGAAGCTCTGCCGGTGAAAAAGGAAGGTGAAGACAACAGCTCGCTTCAAAAGGCCTCAGATTCGTCGCCTATCAAAGATGAGAGAAacgcaaaagaaaaacaatcgaTCGGCAAGGAGAAGAGGCTGAGAGAGGAGCGTGAAAAAGACAAGGTAATGAGAAAAGAACGGAAGGACGCTGCTGGTAAAGAGGAAAAGGTAAAGGATTCAAAGCTTTGCGAGCGTGATGAGAGGGTGGACTGCTACGGCGCAGGGCGAATTCCTGAGGAGACGCTACAGAGCAACAGCTTGAAAGAAGAGACGGAAGAGAAACTCATAAGTGGAGTCACAGCTGATCAAGAACAGCTGGAGCCCTCTGAAAAAGGCTCACGTGAGAAAACTGAAAAGAAGCTCTCAGGAAAGGAGAAGGACTCGGACAAAATGGAGAAAAAGCATCCTGACAAGGAGAAAAGGATTAAAACGGATCACAATGACAAAGCTGAGCTACAGAATTCAGTGGATCGCtggaaggaaaaagaaagaacggGATCAATTTCATGTCTCTTACCCGGAGATAAAAACTTTAAAGACAACGAAAAGCTGAAATCTTTATCCTCCACGAAAAAGCAAGAGGACAGCAGAAAAAGTAAAGATAAGTTTGAGAAACGTTCTGATAGGGAGAAGCCAGACAGGGATCACAATGTTGGGGATCACAAAGAAAAGGAACGCGCAAATTCTGACAAGAAAGCAAAACCTCCAGAGAAGACCGCAGATCATAGTAAATTTGACCGTTCGAAGGAAAAGGACTGtgacaggaaaaagagagataaagtAAGAGATGGAACTTCCTCCAATCTGAAGTTACTtttagaagagaagaagagctATCTGTCTGACAGCGGCAAGTTTTTATCGACAAAATCAAAAGATGAAATTGTTAGAGCGCCGGAGAAGGATCGAGACCGGAGAGAACGAGACAGAGACTCCGATAAACACAAGGACAAAGATAAGGAGCGGCACAGAGACCGCTCCCAACAGGCCAGAATCAATAAGGCCAAATCGAGtgagacagatggagacaggGCCAAATCAAAAGTCTTACCAGCAACACGAGACACCAAGCCCAAAGAGAAAAGGCTTGTGAATGACGACTTGATGCAGACGAGCTTCGAGCGCATGCTCAGTCTTAAAGACCAGGAAATTGAGCAGTGGCATCGGAAACACCTcgaaaaaatcaaacaaaaagagcGAGAACGGCTCAAACAGCGGCCTCTGACGGATGCTGGGAAATCTAAGCTTAAAGACAGAACAAAGACGGAACAATGTCTAAACAAAGACCTCATGCGCTCAAAGAGCTCCGAAGCCTCCGACGCACACGGCAGAGAGAGGCCTCCGAAAGACGGCAGTGGATCCAGAGCGATGTCGCTGGATGGAAAGAGTTTGCCCACCATCAGTGCCAAAGTCATGTCTGTGGTGGAGAATTGTCTCACCAGATCACCAAGACCGGAAAGCGAGCGCTGCAGCCTCATGTCCAGATCTGTGTCTTTGGTTTCTGTGGCAAGTTCTGAGGATTCATGTCAGGCGACATCATTAACGCCCAGACACGTTGAATACGACTCCGACATGAACTTGGAAGCTTCAGACTCTCAGCCTGCATTCCTCCAGTCTTCCCTCGTCATTCAAGCCACGAGATCGCCGTCCGCCCACGACAAAGATTGCAATAGCGCTCCCGACGGCTCGCAAAGTAATCGGACGCCGTTGTCTGGCAGACACGATTTACCGTACCTCAAGGCTATTCTGGATGAGGATGCCAACTCATCGACTGAAAGCAAAGCAGTTGAAAACGTGGCAAAATATAGCCAGCCCACTGAGGAGCTGAAAACAAGAGAAGGCACAGCGGAAACGGAGACCTTGACCAGTCAGCAGTGTCCGAGTTCAATTTCTGATTCACTCATGGGACGAGAAGGCGGCCCACCACAAATTTTAAGTCAAGACTCTGAGAGTAAAACTCTCGCAGTCCCAGAAATGACTGGCTGTCAGACGGGGTCAGCAGAGCAGAAAATTCTTTCCTCCTCAGATCATCCTGTTTCAAGGGATTTCCATTGTCTTACAAAGAACGCACCAGCAGAATGCAACAAGGATTCTGATCAACCATCGATACATACAGTTTGTCTGTCAGCTGAGCTGTCAGCATTTACGAACACACAAGCCTCACAACTAATAGAAGCAGTCACAGTTCCAGAAACTGAGAACTTGCCACAGACAGAATTGAGTGGCACAGATATTTCTGACTTTAAAGACAAAGCTATGGGGATCGCTGATGGAGCAGAACCAGAGACGATGGAAACCGTTTCAGAAAGCTTCGGAGCAGACGGTTTAGGAAGTCCTGTCCCATCCACCAGTTCGCACGTTCCCAGCTCCGCTGCAGGGGAGTCACTGCTGTGCTTTGGCACCATGAGGTTAGAGGGTGAAAGTTCTCAAGGGGATATAGATGTGAGTGACCAAGACTGTAAGAAATTAAGACATCTCGCTGACACTGCAGGTTCATGTGTCGATGCTCAGATAGAGCAAAAGGACAGTTTGCCCCAAGCATCGTCCCGTAGTGAGAGCCCTGAACACAAAGTGGAAGAAATGACTGATGTCCTGCAAAGCTCTGAGAGCTCTAGCGCTGTGGTTTCTGATACAACGGAGGGTTCATCAGTTGAAGGTGGTCTGACCACAGAGGGCTCCAGTGAGTCCAAAGACGAGGCCACGTCAGAGCCGATGGACGTGACCCCTGCCGACGACAAGTCAGAATCGTCTTCATCCAGTGAAGAGCAGAGTCAGAGCACCGTCCAATCAGCAGGTCCGACCAACTCCAGCGGCAGCACCTCTGGGAGCTGCTCTCCACAGTCCGGCGACCGGGATTCAGATTCTTCAGGGGCCAAGGTCAAACTTCGTTCTGCAGACGAGGACATGGACATCCACGTGCCTCACCCACGCAAGAGAAAGATGCCTAAAATGTCGATCTCACAGTCGTGCCCCATGAGCCAACAGGAGAAGGAGCGAGGCCAGCAGTCTTTGGCTGCTATCGTGGATTCTGTCAAGCTGGAGGAGATTCAGCCCTACCAGACAGAGAGGGCCAACCCTTATTATGAATTCTTGCATATCCGGAAGAAGATCGAGGAGAAACGCAAAGTGTTGTGCAGCGTCACGCCCCAACCGCCACAGTATTATGATGAATACGTCACCTTTAATGGATCCTATCTCTTAGATGGGAACCCACTCAGCAAGCTCTGCATACCAACA ATAACACCTCCACCATCGTTACCTGAGCAACTGAAAGAGATGTTTAAACAACAGGAGGTTGTTCGTATGAAATTAAGACTGCAACACAGCATTGAGAGG GAAAAGCTGATTGTTTCAAATGAACAAGAAGTTCTACGAGTCCATTACCGGGCAGCTCGAACACTAGCCAATCAGACGCTTCCTTTCAGTGCCTGTACAGTTTTGTTGGATGCTGAAGTCTACAACATGCCCCAAGACATCCAG AATGACGATGGCAAAACATCAGTGAGAGACCGATTCAACGCCAGACAGTTTATGTCCTGGTTACAAGACGTCGATGACAAGTTTGATAAACTAAAG ACCTGCCTTCTAATGAGGCAGCAGCACGAGGCGGCGGCCCTGAACGCTGTGCAGCGTCTGGAGTGGCAGCTCAAACTCCAGGAGCTGGACCCGGCCACGTACAAGTCCACCAGTATCTTTGAGATCCCCGAGttctacatcccgctggtggaGGTCAACGACGACTTCGACCTCACCCCGATATGA